In Deltaproteobacteria bacterium, the genomic window AGCTGAAATTTTTCGGCAAACTCAATCACTTCTTTCCAAGCGTTCGAGTACTGCGTTCCCGAACCGATCATGAGCACCGGTTTGCGCGCTGCGTTGATCCGCCCGACCAGATTATCCACCGCCGCCGCATCGGCATTGGGCGTGAGCCGCGGAATCGGCGCGCTCATGACGATTTCGGTATCCGTCTCGGTGACGTCGCGCGGCAAGGCGACCACCACCGGACCGGGCCGGCCGCTGCGCGCGATATGAAATGCCCGGCTCATAATGCGCGGGATCTGTTTGGGATCGTTGATCTCGATCACCCACTTGGCGATGCTGCCGAAGAATTGTCCGTAGTCGATCTCTTGGCCTGCTTCGCGTCCGCGCGCGGCACGGCTGACTTGGCCGACTAGCAGGACGAGCGGTGCGGAATCGTATTTCGCGCTATGGACGGCGATGCTCGCGTTGGTCGCGCCGGGACCGCGGGTGACAATGCAGACGCCGGGCGTGCGCGTGGCTTTGGCATAGCCTTCGGCCATAAACGCCGCGCAGCCTTCTTGGCGGTTGGTGATGAGTTTGATCTCCGGAAAATTCACCAGTCCGTCAACGACGGCGATGTAACTTTCGCCGGGTACACTGAAAACATGGCGCACGCCTTCGTTGTGCAAACATTGAGCCACCGCATGACCGCCGAGCATAAAAAGATCTCCTATGGGTATCGGTTGGATTTGGGACAGTAAAAGTGCTGTGCTGGGTTCTCCCGCAATCGTCAACTGCCGTATAGTCCGATTCGCGCGCGGCTGTCAATGTATTTGCCCGGTGTGACCGTGGGCGAAGCTGTTGTCGCTTGCCAGGATCGTCGATGACGTGATAACTGCCGAGCCAGAATGATTAGCTTCGGCTAGCTAAATGACCACGCGAGGAGGCCTACGATGAAAATTCCGGCGCTTGTTTTGGTGCTGCTGGCGACGCTGGCTTCGTTGAGTTGGGGGCAAGCAAGAAAACCGCGGACGCTGGACGATCTGGCGGCTTACACGGGTTCTGACCGCCAGCAAATCCTGCTCGACGGCGCCAAGGCGGAGGGTAAGATCGTTTGGTACACTTCGCTGTCCGGCGTCTACCGAGAGATGGTCGATGCGTTCAAAAGAAAATATCCGGACATCGCGGTCGATGTGTTTCGCGGCGGCAGCAATGACCTTACGCCAAGAATTATCAACGAAGCGCAAGCCGGCCGCCCGGTGGCGGATGCCCTCGAAAGCACGCCGGGGCTGCTCATGGTCTTGCGCGATCGCGGCCTGCTCAAGCCCTACGTCTCGCCGGAGCTTTCGAAGTTTCCCGATGAAGCTAAAGGCAAAGCCGATGGCGCGCGGGTTTTCTGGGTGACCGACCGCGAAGCGTACATGGGATTCGGTTACAACACCCGTCTGATCGCGCCAACGGAAGTGCCAAAAAATTATCAAGATCTATTGAAGCCAGAACTTAAGGGCAAAATGGCGGTCACCACTGAAAGTTCCTCCAGCCGCGTGATCGGTGCCATGCTCAAGTACAAGGGCGATGAATATTTCAAGCGCTTGCGGTCACAGGATGTGAGGCTGTTCAAAGCTTCGAGCGCCGGCTTTCTCGATCTCATCGCCGCCGGTGAAGTTGGCGGCGGTCCGGTGGTGTTTCAGAATCAGGTGGCGGTTAAGAAGGAGCGGGGAGCGCCGGTCGATTGGGTGCCGCTCGACGTAGCGGTCGCCAATGCCGGCGGATCGGCGGTCGTTGCCAACGCGCCCCATCCGCACGCGGCGTTGCTGTTCACGGATTTCGTCATCGGCGCTGAGGGACAAAAACTGATGGAGCAGTTTCGCTACGGAGTGGCGTGGAAAGAGTACCCATTCAAGCGCGAATACCCCGAACGCGGCATGACCAGCGCCGAGTACGAGAAAGCCGAGGATCGCTGGACGCAGGCGACGCGGGCTCTTACGAAAAGATAATCGATCGGATTCCAGCCGTACGCACCCGATAGATTTTGCGGATTCCTATCTCTCTAGTTGAAAACTTCTGGCACCCTCACCTCATTCCTCTCCCGTCGAGGGAGAGGAGGTAAGAGGGGCGCCGCGGTGGGTATTACTGCGGCGCGAACGCCTTACCCCTTACTTCTTCTTCGCCTTCGGTCCGAACGGTTCCGGTTGAAACGGGCCGTCGCGGGCTTCTAGAAAGGCGGCGAGGCCGCCTTTTTTCTTGGCGTCGTCGAGGCGCTTGTTGAATTCCTCGCGTTTGGTTAAGCGCGCCATCGCGGCCAGTTCAGAATTCAACGTCCAGGCTTTGCGCAGCCCCATCATCTCCAGCCCCATGGTCGAGATATGCAAATTTATTTTCACCGTCTCGGGCGGCACCAAAGCGACGCGCTCGACGAACTTGAAGCAGGTCTCTAGAAGTTCGCTCTTGGGCACCACTTGATTGACCAGGCCGATGCGCAGCGCTTCCTGAGCATCGACGTGATCGCCGGTGAGGGAGTAGCGCAGGGCATTTTTAAAACCGGCCAAGGCAACCCAAATAAAATCCGTATTGGCGCCGTGGCGCACCTGCGGCTGGCCGAACACCGCATCTTCGGCGGCGATGGTGATGTGGCAGGTGAGCGCCAGCCACGAGGCTGCGCCGAAGCACCAACCGCTGACCGCGCCGATAATCGGCTTGGAATATTGCCAGCGGTAAAGTTGCCGGCCCAAGATATCTTTGCGGTCGGCGTCGCGAAATTTATTATACGTCGCGTTGAGCGAAGTATTGGTTGGAATGCCATAGGGCCACTCGGTGGCCGGATCGTTGCCGGCGATATCCTCGCCGGCGGAAAACGCGCCGCCCGCGCCGGTAACCACCACCGCGCGGATCTCCGCGTCATGTTCGGCTTCGGCAAACGCCGCGTCGAGCTCCTCCATCATGTCCTGGTTCATCGCGTTCAACGCATTGGGCCGATTGAGCGTGATCAAGACGCCTTTTCGCTGCTTCTGATAAAGAATCGTTTTGTACTCTGCCATTGTCTGCTCCTATCAAGTTAAGTTGGAGTACTGGAGTGTTGGAGTACTGGAGTAATGGGCCGGAAAAACCCACCACTCCACCACTCCAATACTCCATCACTCCGTTTTTTTCTTCGATCGCGGCCCAAACGGCTCGGGCTGGAACGGGCCATCGCGTTTCTGCAAATAATCGCGAATCCCTTGATTGGCGCGGGCGTCGTCGAGGGGCTTGCGCAGCTCTTCGCGCAACATGACATGGGCCGGCGCCGAGAGTTGATTGTCCATGGTCAAGGCATCGCGCAGCCCCATCATATCGAGCCCCATGGTCGCCACTTGCAGATTGACTTTCACTGTTTCCGGCGGCACATGAGCGATGCGCTCGACTATACTAAAACTTTCGTCGATCAACTTATCGGCCGGCACGACTTTGACCACCAGGCCGATGCGCAGCGCTTCCTGAGCGTCGATGTGATCGCCGGTGAGGCCGTAGCGCAAGGCATTTTTGTAACCGCCGAGCAGCGTCCACATGAAGCTGGTGTTGGAACCGTGGCGCACTTCCGGCTGGGCGAACACCGCGTGCTCCGAGGCGATCGTGATATGTGTGAACAGCGACAGCCAGGAGCCCGCGCCCATGGCCCAGCCGTTGATCGCGCCGATGATCGGCTTGCCGAACTCCCACATGCGCCGGAAGTTGCGCGGATCGTTGCGCCAGGAATCGACCACGCTGGCGGCGGTTTCACCGGTGACGATGCCGTAGGGCCAATGCAAATCGCGCCGCCGCCCCGAAGCATTGCCCTGATCCATGCCAGCGGAAAAGGCGCGTCCGGCGCCGGTGAGCACGACGGCGCGCACTTCCTTGTCCTGTTCGACTTCATCGAGAGCCTGATGGATCTCCTTGATCATGCTGCGGCTGATGGCGTTCAAGGCATCCGGCCGGTTGAGCGTGATCAGCGCGCCGCCGCGCTGTTTTTCATAGAGGATTTCTTTGTAGTCGGGCATCAAAACTCCTTTGGAAAAAATTGGAGTGGTGGAGTGATGGAGTGTTGGGTCGGTCCGAAATCCATCACTCCAGTCACCGTTTAAGTTTCCGTTCTTCCTCCAGCTGTTTTAGGAACGACAAGTCCATGACATCGCCGCTGCTGATATTCATTGTCGCCATGGTGCGGTCGCTGGCGATCATGTTGTCCATCGCTTTGGCCGTGACGATGGGCAATCCCGGCGTCACTTGCGTGTAAACCTTGCGGGTTTCATCCAGCTCTTCCAGATTGTTCGATTTGTAGAACTCGCCGAGATACTTGATGACCGTGTCTTTGTTTCTTTCGTCACGGTAAAAATCCATGCCGTCGGCTAGACCGCGCATGAAATTCATCACGGTGTCGCGGTCCGATTTGATAAACGAGCGCAGCGTCACCGGGCCGGCGACGACGTATTCATAATCGCTCTTGGAAAAATCGACCCAGACCGGCAGACCCAACTTGCGCGCGCGCAAAGTCACCGGCGGCTGAAACACCGAAGCATCGACATGGCCGCCGGCCAGCGCGGCCCAACGCTCGCCCTGGGCGCCGATGCCGAGGATCTGCACCTCCTTGTCATTGATGCCCAGTTGTTTTAACGCGATGCGCGCAATGAAATCGGTGCTGGCGCCCAATTGACTGATGGCGATTCGTTTGCCCTTCAAGTCGGCGGGTTTCTTGATATTGGAATTGCTGACGAAGACGTAATCGAGTTTATTACCGGTGGCGCCCAGCACAACCAGATCCTTGGCGCCCTGGGCCCATGCGAGAACCACGCCGGCGCTGCCCTGTTGCAGGATCGTCACGTCGCGCGAGATCAACGCCTGCACCGCCTCGCGTCCGCCGCGCATGAAAATCGGCAAGACTTTGAGGCCGTATTTTTCAAATGAGCCTGAGCGTTGAGCGACCCAAAAGAAGCCGGTGGAACCGCCGAGAGCGTAGGGGACGCGGACTTCTTTGAGCGGTTTGGTTTGGGCGGGTGAGAATGTTGGGAAAATGATCAACAATCCAATCGCTGCACAGATCAAGGTAGTGATGCGTTTCATTTTTCCTCCGCTCCGAATCCAATTCCGTCATGCCGACGCAGGCCGGCATCCAGGGGAGGGGCGGTATTCGCAATGAAGATGGTTACCGGCCTGCACCGGTATGACGGATGTGAAATCGACAGCGCGCCCGAGTGCCACTTCCCCCTTTGGAAAAGGGGGAGCGAGGGAGATTTTCTTGTGCGCGTGTGTAAGAAAATCCCCCCCGGCCCCCCTTTTTCAAAGGGGGGAATCGAATGAAACTTGTTCGAAGCTTTCATTGGATCTCCACCACCGCGTCCACGGCGACGACGCCTTGGCCTTTCGGCAGTACGATCAGCGGATTGATATCGACACCGAGCAACTGATCGCCCAAGCCGACCGCGAGATTGCCGATGGCGACGATCGCATCGCACAGCGCGTCCACATCGCCGGCAGGTTTGCCGCGCACGCCGCCGAGAATCTGATAGCCGCGCAGGCGCGTGAGCATATCGTTCGCCTGCTGGCGCGACAGCGGCGGAATGCCGACGGCGATATCTTTCAACACTTCGACGAGAATGCCGCCCAATCCGCACAGGACGACCGGACCGAACAGCGGATCGCGCTTGATGCCGAGAATCATCTCGATGCCTTCGCCCGCCATTCGCTGGACAATGACGCCGTCGATCTTCGCGCTCGGCATTCGGCTTTTGACTTCGC contains:
- a CDS encoding extracellular solute-binding protein — encoded protein: MKIPALVLVLLATLASLSWGQARKPRTLDDLAAYTGSDRQQILLDGAKAEGKIVWYTSLSGVYREMVDAFKRKYPDIAVDVFRGGSNDLTPRIINEAQAGRPVADALESTPGLLMVLRDRGLLKPYVSPELSKFPDEAKGKADGARVFWVTDREAYMGFGYNTRLIAPTEVPKNYQDLLKPELKGKMAVTTESSSSRVIGAMLKYKGDEYFKRLRSQDVRLFKASSAGFLDLIAAGEVGGGPVVFQNQVAVKKERGAPVDWVPLDVAVANAGGSAVVANAPHPHAALLFTDFVIGAEGQKLMEQFRYGVAWKEYPFKREYPERGMTSAEYEKAEDRWTQATRALTKR
- a CDS encoding enoyl-CoA hydratase/isomerase family protein, whose product is MAEYKTILYQKQRKGVLITLNRPNALNAMNQDMMEELDAAFAEAEHDAEIRAVVVTGAGGAFSAGEDIAGNDPATEWPYGIPTNTSLNATYNKFRDADRKDILGRQLYRWQYSKPIIGAVSGWCFGAASWLALTCHITIAAEDAVFGQPQVRHGANTDFIWVALAGFKNALRYSLTGDHVDAQEALRIGLVNQVVPKSELLETCFKFVERVALVPPETVKINLHISTMGLEMMGLRKAWTLNSELAAMARLTKREEFNKRLDDAKKKGGLAAFLEARDGPFQPEPFGPKAKKK
- a CDS encoding enoyl-CoA hydratase/isomerase family protein, producing MPDYKEILYEKQRGGALITLNRPDALNAISRSMIKEIHQALDEVEQDKEVRAVVLTGAGRAFSAGMDQGNASGRRRDLHWPYGIVTGETAASVVDSWRNDPRNFRRMWEFGKPIIGAINGWAMGAGSWLSLFTHITIASEHAVFAQPEVRHGSNTSFMWTLLGGYKNALRYGLTGDHIDAQEALRIGLVVKVVPADKLIDESFSIVERIAHVPPETVKVNLQVATMGLDMMGLRDALTMDNQLSAPAHVMLREELRKPLDDARANQGIRDYLQKRDGPFQPEPFGPRSKKKTE
- a CDS encoding ABC transporter substrate-binding protein, translated to MKRITTLICAAIGLLIIFPTFSPAQTKPLKEVRVPYALGGSTGFFWVAQRSGSFEKYGLKVLPIFMRGGREAVQALISRDVTILQQGSAGVVLAWAQGAKDLVVLGATGNKLDYVFVSNSNIKKPADLKGKRIAISQLGASTDFIARIALKQLGINDKEVQILGIGAQGERWAALAGGHVDASVFQPPVTLRARKLGLPVWVDFSKSDYEYVVAGPVTLRSFIKSDRDTVMNFMRGLADGMDFYRDERNKDTVIKYLGEFYKSNNLEELDETRKVYTQVTPGLPIVTAKAMDNMIASDRTMATMNISSGDVMDLSFLKQLEEERKLKR